Proteins found in one Thermus caldifontis genomic segment:
- a CDS encoding Mur ligase family protein — MTLEELFAPYGLKAPPLKVLGLTQDSRRVAPGFVFVAIPGVPLPHRRPLDGHDFILEALERGAIAVVGERELSLPVPYLRVKDARLALAHLSRRFHGEPDRRLSLLGVTGSKGKSTTASLLHHLLQAGGEPAALLSTVGLRLGEDKRPPIGHFTTPEAPGVYGFLQEAADKGLQAAVLEVSSHALALKRVEGLAYRIGIFVNFYPDDHLDLHGTAEAYFAAKALLVERSRLAILNTRLPHLDRLPLRSRLLFGPGGEVWGEALKEGEEGLRFTLRTPWGSGEAFVPLLGAYNLDNALAASAAALAYGLPLEGVLQGLATFPGVPGRMEVVQKEPFRVVIDFAHTGKSLEEALSTLSRTTRGRLLLVVGAAGERDPKRREDIGRVAARLAHKTFFTEEDHRTEDLLAILEAMAQAAREEGGLFEVIPDRKEAIFRALSEAREGDTVLLAGKGHERTLERGTLALPWNEKEVVLEGLRALGLGGGHHP; from the coding sequence ATGACCCTGGAGGAACTCTTCGCCCCCTATGGCCTGAAGGCCCCGCCCCTGAAGGTCCTGGGCCTGACCCAGGATTCCAGGCGGGTTGCCCCCGGCTTCGTCTTCGTGGCCATCCCCGGGGTGCCCCTTCCCCACCGCAGGCCCTTGGACGGGCATGACTTTATCCTCGAGGCCCTGGAAAGGGGGGCCATCGCCGTGGTGGGGGAAAGGGAGCTCAGCCTTCCCGTCCCCTACCTGAGGGTGAAGGACGCCCGCCTGGCCCTGGCCCACCTCTCCCGGCGCTTCCACGGGGAGCCCGACCGGAGGCTTTCCCTTTTGGGGGTTACGGGCTCCAAGGGCAAGAGCACCACGGCAAGCCTCCTTCACCACCTCCTGCAAGCCGGCGGGGAACCGGCCGCCCTCCTCTCCACGGTGGGGCTTAGGCTGGGGGAGGACAAAAGGCCTCCCATCGGCCACTTCACCACCCCTGAGGCCCCGGGGGTCTACGGGTTTCTCCAGGAGGCCGCGGACAAGGGACTACAGGCGGCGGTTTTAGAGGTTTCCAGCCACGCCCTGGCCCTAAAGCGGGTGGAGGGGCTTGCCTACCGGATCGGGATCTTCGTGAACTTCTACCCCGACGACCACCTGGACCTCCACGGCACCGCCGAGGCCTACTTTGCCGCCAAGGCCCTGTTGGTGGAGCGCTCCCGCCTGGCCATCCTCAACACCCGCCTGCCCCACCTAGACCGCCTCCCCCTTCGCTCTCGCCTGCTTTTCGGTCCCGGCGGGGAGGTGTGGGGGGAGGCTCTAAAGGAGGGAGAAGAGGGCCTGCGCTTCACCCTTCGCACCCCCTGGGGCTCTGGGGAGGCCTTCGTCCCCCTGCTGGGCGCTTACAACCTGGATAACGCCCTGGCGGCAAGCGCCGCCGCTTTGGCCTATGGGCTTCCCCTGGAGGGGGTGCTTCAGGGCTTGGCCACCTTCCCCGGGGTGCCGGGACGCATGGAGGTGGTGCAGAAGGAGCCCTTCCGGGTGGTCATAGACTTTGCCCACACCGGCAAAAGCCTGGAGGAAGCCCTAAGCACCCTCTCCCGGACCACCCGGGGAAGGCTTCTCTTGGTGGTGGGGGCTGCCGGGGAGCGGGATCCCAAGAGGCGGGAGGACATCGGCCGGGTGGCGGCGAGGCTGGCCCACAAGACCTTTTTCACCGAGGAGGACCACCGCACGGAGGACCTCTTGGCCATCCTCGAGGCCATGGCCCAGGCCGCCCGGGAGGAAGGGGGCCTTTTTGAGGTGATACCCGACCGCAAGGAGGCCATCTTCCGCGCCCTCTCCGAGGCCCGGGAGGGGGATACCGTGCTCCTCGCCGGCAAGGGGCACGAGCGCACCCTGGAAAGGGGCACCCTGGCCCTCCCCTGGAACGAGAAGGAGGTGGTCCTGGAAGGGCTTAGGGCCCTGGGCCTAGGTGGAGGCCACCACCCCTAG
- a CDS encoding deoxynucleoside kinase: protein MYLAIAGNIGSGKSTLTALLAEAFGLKPVYEAVSENPYLEDFYREMGTYAFHSQIFFLSRRVRQHLLEINGAKAVVQDRTVYEDAWVFAKNLHREGYLRERDWRTYMDLFQSVAPALRTPDLLIYLRASLPTLRRRIGKRGRPFEQGLPDRYLLRLNELYEELIASWNLSPVYVVEADRIDFVEREEDRAALLAALRPWIQP from the coding sequence GCAAGAGTACCCTCACCGCCCTTCTGGCGGAGGCCTTCGGCCTAAAGCCCGTCTATGAGGCGGTAAGCGAAAACCCCTATCTGGAGGACTTCTATCGGGAGATGGGGACCTACGCCTTTCACTCCCAGATCTTCTTCCTCTCAAGGAGGGTGCGCCAGCACCTTTTGGAGATCAACGGGGCCAAGGCGGTGGTCCAGGACCGCACCGTCTACGAGGACGCTTGGGTCTTCGCCAAGAATCTCCACCGGGAAGGCTATTTAAGGGAGCGGGACTGGCGGACTTATATGGATCTTTTCCAGAGCGTAGCCCCAGCCCTTCGTACGCCCGACCTTCTCATCTACCTCCGGGCCAGCCTCCCCACCCTGAGAAGGCGGATAGGAAAGCGGGGCAGGCCCTTTGAGCAAGGCCTTCCTGACCGCTACCTCTTGCGGCTTAACGAGCTTTACGAGGAGCTCATCGCCTCCTGGAACCTCTCCCCCGTCTACGTGGTGGAGGCGGACCGGATAGACTTTGTGGAAAGGGAGGAGGACCGCGCCGCTTTGCTGGCCGCTTTGCGCCCTTGGATCCAACCATGA